Genomic segment of Plasmodium brasilianum strain Bolivian I chromosome 8, whole genome shotgun sequence:
aaatatatatatgcatgtcgGCCCGTTCCTTTCATTTAACTTGCAACGAAGTCTGGGTGCTTCCTCAACACAATTGTTATTTTGGGTATCCTTCGGTTTATTCTATCTGAACTAAAATAAGCagtttgtattttaattatttgacctgaaaaaagaatggaaaattacatgtgtacatataacacattgttatatataagaacTTTAAAAGTGTGcgatcaaaatatataaagcaaaaaataattgtatacTAATCCATGCACATATAAAGGTACACATATAAGAGTAGATATCAAATAACACACATCAATgcgcataaaaaaataataacgtAACAATAGGTGTACTAAagcttatataaaaatttggcATAGAGAAAAAGCATACCAATATCTTCCTTTTCCATAATTGATGCTGCACCTATTGCAATTTTAGTGGCACTGCCTAAACCTGTTATTATAACCTCGTCAAATGGatttttctcttcatttCCTGTGAACATCCTTTTGCCTATTCTTGCATAGAATGTTGGTTTCTTTGTCATAGAAACCtaaaaaaggacaaaaaaaaaaaaaaaaaaaaaaaaaaaaaaaaaaaaaaaaaaaaaaaaaatgaacaaaataaaagtggATAAATTAaagatgaataaaataaaattgaacaaaataaggacgaacaaataaaaattaaacttattaaaaatagccaaatgtataaaaggttgttataattaataaaaaattcaataaCACCTAAAAACACTTTCCACTTGCAAAGAATGTATACGCATACACTTTTTAacattcttaaaaatattcaaattataCAAAACAAACATGAGATGAACAGGTCAGAAAATGCAGAAACGCTGGTGACACACTTGCGCATGTTCAAATGCGAAATTTATACATGGACATactatgtacatacatatgtatatatttatatatatgcacataaatatatatatatatatattatatatatatatatttaattatttatgtatgtgctacatatacatggtcaaaaggcaaaaaattttaagacaTACTCAGACGAAGAAAAATCGAGACATATTACAACATTCAATCATCATTGATCATGCAAAGCGTACACTATATATctcaatataataatacaaatgaactaaaaattttttgcaaaaacaaaaaaaaaaaaaaaaaaaaaaaaaaaaggaaaaatcaaaaatgaataatgtaTGTAGCAAAAGATT
This window contains:
- a CDS encoding DNA/RNA-binding protein Alba 3, which produces MGSTEEVSQERAENSIQVSMTKKPTFYARIGKRMFTGNEEKNPFDEVIITGLGSATKIAIGAASIMEKEDIGQIIKIQTAYFSSDRINRRIPKITIVLRKHPDFVAS